One window of Paludibacter propionicigenes WB4 genomic DNA carries:
- a CDS encoding YceI family protein: protein MKKILFSILALSLSLVASAQQSWSNDPMHSRLGFVVKHLTISEISGQFSNFTVKVKTTKPDFMDMKVSVVAKTASISTGVEMRDNHLKTADFFDVEKYPELTFESTSLKKISDKKFALKGNLTLHGVTKVVTLNVTYFGTVVNPMNQKSTSGFHITATVKRSDFGIGPKFPEAVVSDVIRIVADAEFSKE from the coding sequence ATGAAAAAGATTCTTTTTAGCATTTTAGCATTGTCATTGTCATTGGTAGCTTCGGCTCAACAATCGTGGTCGAACGACCCTATGCACTCTCGTTTAGGTTTTGTGGTGAAACACCTTACCATTTCTGAAATAAGCGGACAGTTTAGTAATTTCACTGTCAAAGTAAAAACAACTAAGCCTGATTTTATGGATATGAAGGTAAGTGTAGTTGCCAAAACCGCCAGTATCTCTACCGGAGTTGAAATGCGCGATAACCACCTGAAAACTGCAGATTTCTTTGATGTGGAAAAATATCCTGAGCTGACATTCGAAAGCACTTCATTGAAAAAGATTTCGGATAAAAAGTTTGCTCTGAAAGGTAACCTTACGTTGCATGGCGTGACTAAAGTGGTGACGCTGAATGTGACTTACTTCGGTACTGTTGTAAATCCAATGAACCAGAAAAGTACTTCCGGATTTCATATTACTGCAACGGTTAAGCGCTCGGACTTTGGTATTGGACCTAAATTTCCTGAAGCTGTGGTTAGCGACGTAATTAGAATTGTAGCTGATGCCGAATTTAGCAAGGAATAA
- a CDS encoding endonuclease III domain-containing protein translates to MKQNWQEHLELLMQQYANRKHPLDYKSRYQLLVLVILSAQDSDKHINELASAFFEAYPSINSLAKASAEELHQHISTVRNFGNKAGWLVKLAQQVGDDDNIPTTMSELTKLPGIGRKSANVIIRESGNEAEGVIVDLHVVRVAPRIGIATGTQPEKIEKQLMSIVPRERWNDIGMAISFMGREVCRPSHPKCDSCVMSAVCNFHNGITEEAGKTNEPSLF, encoded by the coding sequence ATGAAACAAAACTGGCAAGAACATCTGGAACTATTGATGCAACAATACGCTAACCGCAAGCATCCACTCGATTATAAAAGCCGTTATCAATTATTAGTGTTGGTGATACTCTCGGCACAGGATTCGGACAAGCACATCAACGAACTGGCTTCGGCTTTTTTCGAAGCTTATCCATCTATAAACAGTTTGGCAAAAGCAAGTGCGGAAGAATTGCATCAACACATCAGCACGGTTCGCAACTTTGGGAATAAAGCAGGCTGGCTGGTGAAACTGGCGCAGCAGGTAGGCGATGACGATAACATACCTACCACGATGTCTGAGCTTACTAAGCTGCCCGGTATCGGGCGAAAATCGGCCAATGTGATTATTCGCGAATCGGGCAACGAAGCCGAAGGGGTTATAGTGGACCTGCACGTGGTACGTGTTGCTCCACGAATAGGAATAGCTACCGGCACACAGCCGGAGAAGATAGAAAAACAGCTTATGTCCATCGTACCGCGCGAGCGTTGGAACGATATTGGAATGGCTATTTCGTTTATGGGTCGCGAAGTGTGCCGTCCCTCCCACCCTAAGTGCGACAGTTGCGTGATGAGCGCAGTCTGCAATTTTCACAACGGAATTACCGAAGAGGCCGGAAAAACCAATGAGCCTTCATTGTTTTAG
- a CDS encoding sugar phosphate isomerase/epimerase family protein produces the protein MPIFGTTILSFIPGWSPEGGLYAIGKTAEYGFDMLEIILPASLNIDTKTVKKQLDNYGIVGRCTLNLPANCHLPVYPEKATAIMKAAIDKVAEMDGDFLGGVLHSAIGQFTGQPCTNAERLIVQQIFAEVAAYARERNITIAPEPINRYESYVFTAAEEVLEMIDSIGTDNIGVHLDTFHMNIEEPNFYNPIINAGNRLKHLHITESDRGMLGEGNVHWDDLFRGLAEINYQGPLVLENFSSEIKELVGPTSLWRPSKYNSEDLAKGSLAYMKKMVDKWYKN, from the coding sequence ATGCCTATATTTGGAACAACAATATTATCATTTATTCCCGGCTGGAGCCCAGAAGGAGGACTTTATGCTATTGGGAAAACAGCGGAATACGGTTTCGATATGCTGGAAATTATTTTGCCTGCATCGTTGAATATCGATACAAAAACTGTAAAAAAACAACTCGACAATTACGGTATTGTCGGAAGATGTACCTTGAATTTACCTGCCAATTGCCATTTACCGGTTTATCCCGAAAAAGCAACAGCCATTATGAAAGCAGCTATCGACAAAGTGGCTGAAATGGATGGCGATTTTCTGGGTGGTGTGCTACATTCTGCTATTGGTCAGTTTACAGGTCAACCGTGTACAAATGCAGAACGCCTCATCGTTCAACAGATATTTGCCGAAGTAGCTGCTTATGCCCGTGAGCGCAATATCACCATTGCTCCGGAGCCGATTAACCGCTACGAAAGCTATGTATTTACTGCCGCTGAAGAGGTGTTGGAAATGATAGATTCTATCGGAACCGACAATATCGGGGTGCATTTGGACACCTTCCACATGAACATCGAAGAACCCAACTTCTACAACCCGATTATTAATGCCGGCAACCGATTGAAACATCTGCACATCACAGAAAGTGACCGCGGTATGCTGGGCGAAGGCAACGTTCATTGGGATGATTTATTCCGTGGACTAGCTGAAATTAACTACCAGGGACCATTGGTGCTTGAAAACTTTTCTTCGGAAATTAAAGAGCTGGTTGGACCTACCTCACTGTGGAGACCGTCCAAATATAACTCGGAAGATTTGGCCAAGGGTAGCCTTGCTTATATGAAGAAAATGGTGGATAAATGGTACAAAAACTAG
- a CDS encoding carbohydrate porin, with protein MRNTLIILLICIFPTCVFSQVVITNTNFSLGTTGRIGVGLSPNGEGTQWKPLNLSGQGSLAGRMEQNDYMDILPAIHFTPKLNGEDSTNVTFQVRLGMYSANGQFMGNTSTRTDKGLTIILPETYIEARNIMGSRWSAWAGVRFRRYDDIHICDYFYFDDHSAQGFGVSYKTTELSLLMPASTDSAGVYPYNYAVTVAGASNPAIRQRMVWIAEHRFKFNDGSVIKLLGEFHSVPASSQNASRAYAADHGWVAGIKFNNPLKTPLPGSFNQFAVRYGTGIANGGDNGNTWTWATYGPPDANGKYTRAYSFTTVEHFLLNLSRNLSVNGYGVFTQSHGGSSGSNMDTYFNGTQMYNRKRDIVIGGRLLYYATDWLHLIGEAHYATRKDGDNPEAGMWKFSFAPTIAALGKRDPWCRPHIRLVFSAARYNDYARNNHYSPYLQINQNRWGTYIGVKTEWWLF; from the coding sequence ATGAGAAACACACTTATTATATTATTGATTTGTATATTTCCTACCTGCGTTTTTTCGCAAGTGGTAATAACCAACACCAACTTTTCGTTGGGAACAACCGGACGTATAGGTGTTGGGTTATCGCCAAACGGAGAAGGTACACAATGGAAGCCGCTGAATCTATCGGGGCAAGGCTCTTTAGCAGGACGTATGGAGCAAAATGATTATATGGATATATTACCTGCCATACATTTTACGCCCAAACTCAACGGAGAAGACAGTACCAACGTCACTTTTCAGGTGCGGTTAGGTATGTATTCGGCTAACGGGCAGTTTATGGGTAATACCAGCACCCGCACAGATAAAGGGTTGACCATAATTCTACCCGAAACCTACATTGAAGCACGCAATATTATGGGTAGCCGATGGTCTGCATGGGCAGGAGTTCGCTTTCGCCGGTACGATGACATTCACATTTGCGACTATTTCTATTTCGATGATCATTCGGCTCAGGGATTCGGCGTAAGCTATAAAACCACCGAACTTTCGTTACTGATGCCTGCATCTACAGATTCTGCCGGTGTGTATCCTTATAATTACGCTGTTACCGTTGCAGGAGCCAGCAATCCTGCTATTCGCCAGCGAATGGTTTGGATAGCTGAGCACCGCTTTAAGTTCAACGATGGAAGCGTGATTAAACTATTGGGTGAATTTCACTCCGTACCGGCATCGTCACAAAATGCATCGAGAGCGTATGCTGCAGACCACGGTTGGGTGGCAGGAATAAAGTTCAACAATCCGCTAAAGACTCCCCTACCCGGCTCATTCAATCAATTTGCGGTTCGATACGGAACCGGAATAGCCAATGGTGGTGATAATGGAAATACATGGACATGGGCAACCTATGGTCCGCCGGATGCAAATGGTAAATATACTCGTGCATACTCGTTTACCACGGTGGAACATTTTCTGTTGAACCTGTCGAGAAACTTAAGTGTAAATGGTTATGGTGTATTCACCCAAAGTCATGGCGGTTCATCAGGTTCCAATATGGATACATACTTTAATGGCACCCAAATGTATAATCGAAAACGGGATATTGTTATCGGCGGTAGGCTGTTGTATTATGCCACCGATTGGTTACACCTGATTGGAGAAGCACACTACGCTACACGAAAAGATGGCGACAATCCGGAAGCCGGTATGTGGAAATTCTCCTTTGCACCCACTATTGCAGCACTTGGCAAACGCGACCCGTGGTGCAGACCACACATTCGTCTCGTATTTTCGGCAGCCCGTTACAACGATTATGCACGCAACAACCATTATTCACCCTATCTGCAAATCAACCAAAACCGTTGGGGAACCTATATCGGGGTAAAAACGGAATGGTGGCTGTTTTAA
- the fucP gene encoding L-fucose:H+ symporter permease, translating into MQTTNATSVKSVDVETTTSGTAQKTNSYVLPLILIVSLFFMWGMGGSINDILIQQFKKTFVLTDFESGLVQSAFYLGYFSLAIPASLIMRRFNYKTGIVIGLFLFATGALLFYPAAENASYSFFLVALFVIASGLTFLETAGNPYVSALGSPETATMRLNLAQSFNPIGCITGILIGQNFILSGVEHTKDQLAKMSPEAVKAYYSSEVHAVQTPYLIIGIVIIIAALVILITKFPVVKDEEAHGTSTTRQTLKFIFAKRHFKQAVMAQFFYVGAQVCIWSFLIRYIQGTIPGTPEKTAANFLTISLVVFTVGRFIGTALMKKFKGHNLLWIYAAINICLISVALAFPGTIGLWALVGTSFFMSIMYPTIFSLGIRDLGEHTKLAASVLVMAIIGGALITPIMGLASVHFGIGKAIVVPLICFTVVAYYGIKGYKEKTEAID; encoded by the coding sequence ATGCAAACAACAAATGCAACATCAGTTAAGTCGGTCGATGTTGAAACAACAACTTCAGGCACTGCACAAAAAACGAACAGTTACGTGCTTCCTTTAATTCTTATTGTCAGTTTATTCTTTATGTGGGGAATGGGCGGTAGTATTAACGACATTCTCATCCAACAGTTCAAAAAAACCTTTGTACTAACAGATTTTGAATCAGGTCTCGTACAATCGGCTTTTTATCTTGGCTATTTTTCACTGGCTATCCCTGCTTCACTCATCATGCGTCGGTTTAATTACAAAACAGGTATTGTCATCGGTCTTTTCTTATTTGCTACAGGCGCTTTACTATTTTATCCTGCCGCCGAAAATGCGTCGTATAGCTTCTTTTTGGTTGCACTTTTTGTTATTGCTTCAGGTCTTACATTTTTAGAAACAGCCGGCAATCCTTATGTATCGGCTTTGGGTAGTCCCGAAACTGCCACCATGCGTTTGAATCTGGCTCAGTCATTTAATCCAATCGGTTGTATAACAGGAATTCTTATTGGCCAAAATTTCATCCTTTCGGGCGTTGAACACACCAAAGATCAGTTGGCCAAAATGTCGCCGGAAGCTGTAAAGGCTTATTATTCGTCGGAAGTACATGCCGTTCAGACTCCATATTTAATCATTGGAATAGTGATTATCATAGCTGCACTGGTTATTCTGATTACGAAGTTTCCCGTTGTGAAAGACGAAGAAGCACATGGAACTTCAACCACCAGACAAACTCTTAAATTCATTTTTGCAAAACGGCATTTCAAACAAGCTGTTATGGCTCAGTTTTTTTACGTAGGGGCACAGGTTTGTATCTGGAGCTTTTTAATCCGCTACATACAAGGCACTATTCCCGGAACTCCTGAAAAAACCGCAGCCAATTTCCTTACTATCTCACTTGTAGTATTTACAGTCGGTCGTTTTATTGGAACTGCGTTGATGAAAAAATTTAAAGGACATAATTTGCTTTGGATTTATGCTGCTATTAATATATGCTTAATCAGTGTTGCACTGGCATTTCCCGGCACAATCGGACTTTGGGCATTGGTTGGTACCAGTTTCTTTATGTCGATCATGTATCCTACTATTTTCTCATTGGGAATACGGGATTTGGGTGAGCATACCAAACTAGCTGCATCAGTATTGGTTATGGCCATCATCGGTGGCGCGTTGATTACACCTATCATGGGATTGGCTTCAGTTCATTTCGGCATAGGGAAAGCAATTGTGGTTCCATTAATATGTTTTACTGTGGTAGCTTATTACGGCATTAAAGGTTACAAAGAAAAAACAGAAGCCATTGATTAA
- a CDS encoding carbohydrate kinase family protein — protein sequence MKTTNEKQKTVVCYGEILWDIFPTKTKPGGAPMNVAYHLRKFGVDSRMISRVGNDEAGEKLLKLLTEWNIPIENCQIDQAYETGKVIATVLPGNEMSYSIHSPVSWDYITSGVDNDSLVSEADAFVYGSLVTRNETSRETLYQLIEKAKFNVFDINLRQPFYSPETIEYLLKKCNLLKLNESELGLIITWFSNNKFDEEASVRFLQNEFNIDEVIVTKGAEGASYYTKSISYSFPAFKVQVADTCGSGDSFLAAFLAKKFEGESPETCMIYATGLGAFVASHEGACPAYDIAKLESYIFQKQTS from the coding sequence ATGAAAACAACAAATGAAAAACAGAAAACGGTAGTATGTTACGGAGAGATATTATGGGATATCTTCCCCACAAAAACAAAGCCAGGTGGAGCACCTATGAATGTAGCATATCATTTACGCAAATTTGGAGTTGACAGCCGAATGATTAGTCGCGTAGGAAATGACGAAGCAGGTGAAAAGTTGCTGAAATTGCTTACAGAATGGAACATTCCCATCGAAAACTGTCAGATTGATCAGGCTTATGAAACCGGCAAGGTTATAGCTACCGTACTCCCCGGAAACGAAATGAGTTACTCCATTCATTCACCAGTTTCGTGGGATTATATCACGTCCGGAGTTGACAACGACAGTCTTGTAAGCGAAGCAGATGCCTTTGTGTATGGAAGCCTCGTCACAAGAAATGAAACATCGCGCGAAACACTATATCAACTCATAGAAAAAGCAAAGTTTAATGTATTCGACATCAACCTGCGTCAACCATTTTATTCGCCAGAAACAATTGAATACTTACTCAAAAAATGCAATCTACTAAAGCTGAATGAATCAGAATTGGGATTAATCATCACCTGGTTTTCCAATAACAAATTTGACGAAGAAGCTTCAGTTCGATTTTTACAGAATGAATTCAATATCGATGAAGTAATCGTCACCAAAGGTGCAGAAGGTGCAAGCTATTACACAAAATCAATATCATACTCATTCCCTGCCTTCAAAGTACAAGTAGCAGATACCTGTGGAAGCGGTGACTCATTCTTAGCGGCATTTTTAGCAAAGAAATTTGAAGGCGAATCGCCTGAAACATGCATGATCTACGCCACCGGACTAGGAGCCTTTGTAGCTTCGCACGAAGGAGCATGTCCAGCCTATGATATTGCAAAACTTGAATCTTATATTTTCCAAAAACAAACTTCATAA